A portion of the Lolium rigidum isolate FL_2022 chromosome 1, APGP_CSIRO_Lrig_0.1, whole genome shotgun sequence genome contains these proteins:
- the LOC124689061 gene encoding putative germin-like protein 2-1, with product MAFRFFLLAVLVASASHAFASDPSMLQDFCVADKTSQVLVNGFACKDPKAVSAEDFFFSGLHMAGNTSNKQGSAVTGVNVAQIAGLNTLGISLARVDYAPYGQNPPHIHPRATEILTVLEGSLYVGFVTSNPDNKLFAKVLNKGDVFVFPQGSIHFQFNYGTNSAIALAALSSMNPGVITIGNAVFGSKPAISGDILAKAFQVDKMVVDRIQAQF from the exons ATGGCATTCCGATTCTTTCTCCTAGCCGTTTTGGTTGCATCGGCTTCTCATGCTTTCGCCTCCGACCCAAGCATGCTCCAGGACTTTTGCGTCGCTGACAAGACGTCGCAAG TTCTTGTCAACGGATTTGCATGCAAGGATCCCAAAGCCGTCAGCGCTgaagacttcttcttctccggcctcCACATGGCCGGCAACACGAGCAACAAACAGGGCTCCGCCGTGACGGGGGTCAACGTCGCCCAGATCGCCGGGCTCAACACCCTGGGCATCTCCCTCGCCCGCGTCGACTACGCGCCCTACGGCCAGAACCCGCCGCACATCCACCCGCGCGCCACCGAGATCCTGACGGTGCTAGAGGGCTCGCTCTACGTCGGCTTCGTCACCTCCAACCCAGACAACAAGCTCTTCGCCAAGGTTCTCAACAAAGGGGACGTCTTCGTCTTCCCCCAGGGGTCCATCCATTTCCAGTTCAACTACGGGACCAACAGCGCCATCGCCCTGGCGGCGCTCAGCAGCATGAACCCTGGTGTGATCACCATTGGCAACGCCGTGTTTGGATCAAAGCCGGCCATCTCAGGCGATATCCTCGCCAAGGCCTTTCAGGTGGACAAGATGGTTGTAGACCGCATTCAAGCTCAGTTCTGA